In Papio anubis isolate 15944 chromosome 20, Panubis1.0, whole genome shotgun sequence, a single window of DNA contains:
- the CRTC1 gene encoding CREB-regulated transcription coactivator 1, with amino-acid sequence MATSNNPRKFSEKIALHNQKQAEETAAFEEVMKDLSLTRAARLQLQKSQYLQLGPSRGQYYGGSLPNVNQIGSGTMDLPFQPSGFLGEALAAAPVSLTPFQSSGLDTSRTTRHHGLVDRVYRERGRLGSPHRRPLSVDKHGRQADSCPYGTVYLSPPADTSWRRSVAGAPPPPSHWKQNQTVIMVTRGKAGQSLIKMTKLRCIRKFLDISPHPERQSSSFGRVFLCVSGTCPPGATMRLQRNFFSDSPSPPPTSPVLLLTVPGMEETTSEADKNLSKQAWDTKKTGSRPKSCEVPGINIFPSADQENTTALIPATHNTGGSLPDLTNIHFPSPLPTPLDPEEPTFPALSSSSSTGNLAANLTHLGIGGTGQGMSTPGSSPQHRPAGVSPLSLSTEARRQQASPTLSPLSPITQAVAMDALSLEQQLPYAFFTQAGSQQPPPQPQPPPPPPPASQQPPPPPPPQAPVRLPPGGPLLPSASLTRGPQPPPLAVTVPSSLPQSPPENPGQPSMGIDIASAPALQQYRTSAGSPANQSPTSPVSNQGFSPGSSPQHTSTLGSVFGDAYYEQQMAARQANALSHQLEQFNMMENAISSSSLYSPGSTLNYSQAAMMGLTGSHGSLPDSQQLGYASHSGIPNIILTVTGESPPSLSKELTSSLAGVGDVSFDSDSQFPLDELKIDPLTLDGLHMLNDPDMVLADPATEDTFRMDRL; translated from the exons CTCCAGCTCCAGAAATCCCAGTACCTGCAACTGGGCCCCAGCCGCGGCCAGTACTATGGTGGGTCCCTGCCCAACGTGAACCAGATTGGGAGTGGTACCATGGACCTGCCCTTCCAG CCCAGCGGATTTCTGGGGGAGGCCCTGGCAGCGGCTCCTGTCTCTCTG ACCCCCTTCCAATCCTCGGGCCTGGACACCAGCCGGACCACCCGGCACCATGGGCTGGTGGACAGGGTGTACCGGGAGCGCGGCCGGCTCGGCTCCCCGCACCGCCGGCCCCTGTCAGTGGACAAACACGGACGGCAG GCCGACAGCTGCCCCTACGGCACTGTGTACCTCTCGCCACCCGCGGACACCAGCTGGAGAAGGTCAGTGGCTGGAGCCCCCCCGCCCCCTTCTCAttggaaacaaaaccaaactgtcATCATGGTTACACGTGGAAAAGCAGGACAGTCACTTATAAAAATGACCAAACTAAGATGCATCCGGAAgtttctagatattagccctcaCCCTGAAAGACAGAGTTCCAGCTTTGGGAGGGTCTTC CTCTGTGTGTCAGGGACGTGTCCTCCTGGTGCCACCATGCGGCTGCAAAGAAATTTCTTCTCTGattctccttctccccctcctacCTCCCCAGTCTTACTGTTAACAGTCCCAGGAATGGAAGAGACCACATCAGAGGCAGACAAAAACCTTTCCAAGCAAGCATGGGACACCAAGAAG ACGGGGTCCAGGCCCAAGTCCTGTGAGGTCCCCGGAATCAA CATCTTCCCATCCGCCGACCAGGAAAACACTACAGCCCTGATCCCCGCCACCCACAACACAGGGGGCTCCCTGCCCGACCTGACCAACATCCACTTCCCTTCCCCGCTCCCGACCCCGCTGGACCCCGAGGAGCCCACCTTCCCCGCACTGAGCAGCTCCAGCAGCACCGGCAACCTCGCAGCCAACCTGACGCACCTGGGCATCGGCGGCACCGGCCAGG GGATGAGCACACCTGGCTCCTCTCCACAGCACCGCCCAGCTGGTGTCAGCCCCCTTTCCCTGAGCACAGAGGCGAGGCGTCAGCAGGCATCGCCCACCCTGTCCCCGTTGTCACCCATCACTCAG GCCGTAGCCATGGACGCCCTGTCTCTGGAGCAGCAGCTGCCCTACGCCTTCTTCACCCAGGCGGGCTCCCAGCAGCCACCGCCACAGCCCCAGCCCCCGCCGCCTCCTCCGCCCGCGTCCCAGCAGCCACCACCCCCGCCACCCCCACAGGCGCCCGTCCGCCTGCCCCCCGGTGGCCCCCTGTTGCCCAGCGCCAGCCTGACTCGTGGGCCACAGCCGCCCCCACTTGCGGTCACGGTACCGTCCTCTCTCCCCCAGTCCCCCCCAGAGAACCCTGGCCAGCCGTCGATGGGGATCGACATCGCCTCG GCGCCGGCTCTACAGCAGTACCGCACTAGCGCCGGCTCCCCGGCCAACCAGTCTCCCACCTCGCCAGTCTCCAATCAAGGCTTCTCCCCGGGGAGCTCCCCGCAA CACACTTCCACACTGGGCAGCGTGTTTGGGGACGCGTACTATGAGCAGCAGATGGCGGCCAGGCAGGCCAATGCTCTGTCCCACCAG CTGGAGCAGTTCAACATGATGGAGAACGCCATCAGCTCCAGCAGCCTGTACAGCCCCGGCTCCACACTCAACTACTCACAGGCGGCCATGATGGGCCTCACGGGCAGCCACGGGAGCCTGCCGGACTCGCAGCAGCTGGGATACGCCAGCCACAGTGGCATCCCCAACATCATCCTCACAG tgACAGGAGAGTCCCCCCCCAGCCTCTCTAAAGAACTGACCAGCTCTCTGGCCGGGGTCGGCGACGTCAGCTTTGACTCCGACAGCCAGTTTCCCCTGGACGAACTCAAGATCGACCCCCTGACCCTCGACGGACTGCACATGCTCAACGACCCCGACATGGTTCTGGCCGACCCAGCCACCGAGGACACCTTCCGGATGGACCGCCTGTGA